Proteins from one bacterium genomic window:
- the pnp gene encoding polyribonucleotide nucleotidyltransferase, translating into MKVTKHVQVGDSTIAFQTGRIAKQAGGSVVTRLGDTVVLSTACSAKSHMPRSFLPLTVDYREYTYAGGRIPGGFFKREGRPSEKEIITCRLIDRPLRPLFPESYFDETQIVCSVLSADGEHDPDILAINGASFALMLSKIPFEHAIGAVRVGLIDGEVVFNPDNNQRDVSDLDLIVVGTNDAIAMVEAAANQLPEDLVLECIFRGHQEIQKIIAAQREMVAEAGAQKDVWEAKPAFSQETYDQVKNDLGNALAGALHTKGKFERKDAVAAVTGPYLDSLPEDDDEKRGQVKKVISALEEEILRDSILHTQRRFDGRALDEIREIDIETGLLPRTHGSALFTRGETQALVSATLGTRRDAQIIEEYEGETLQKFLLHYNFPPFSVGEVKFLRGPSRREIGHGVLARRALMPVLPHEDDFAYTVRVVSDIMESNGSSSMATVCGGSLALFDAGVPLIAPVAGVAMGLVKAGDTFAVLSDIAGQEDHYGDMDFKVAGTKDGITALQMDIKITGVTREVMQQALEQARAGRLHILGLMEQVAPAPREELSQYAPRLHTMQIDKNKIRDIIGPGGKTIRSIIEETGCEIEVENDGNVIIASPDGIAAAKAREMIERLTESPEIGKNYSGIVRRVEAYGAFVEILPGTDGLLHISEMAPNRVNQVSDIVSEGDEVTVKVVNIDDQNRVRLSRKAVIMESPDFDPSQYPDMEPSSERSGGRDRSRHDGPRGRGRDSRDGRSRGRGGRPRS; encoded by the coding sequence ATGAAAGTCACGAAACACGTCCAGGTCGGAGACAGCACGATCGCCTTCCAGACCGGCCGCATCGCCAAGCAAGCGGGCGGCTCCGTAGTCACCCGTCTCGGCGACACCGTCGTCCTATCCACCGCATGCAGCGCCAAGAGTCATATGCCCAGGTCCTTCCTTCCTCTTACGGTCGACTACCGCGAATACACGTACGCCGGCGGCCGCATTCCGGGAGGTTTCTTCAAGCGCGAAGGCAGGCCGTCCGAGAAGGAGATCATCACCTGCAGGCTGATCGACCGGCCCCTTCGTCCGCTGTTTCCGGAAAGCTACTTCGACGAGACCCAGATCGTGTGCTCGGTGCTCTCCGCCGACGGCGAGCACGATCCCGACATTCTGGCAATCAACGGCGCGTCGTTCGCCCTGATGCTTTCGAAGATCCCCTTCGAGCACGCCATCGGAGCGGTACGAGTCGGTCTCATCGACGGAGAGGTCGTATTCAATCCGGACAACAATCAACGGGACGTCTCCGATCTCGATCTCATCGTGGTCGGTACCAACGACGCGATCGCCATGGTCGAGGCGGCCGCCAACCAACTCCCCGAGGACCTCGTCCTCGAGTGCATCTTCCGGGGCCATCAAGAGATCCAGAAGATCATCGCCGCCCAGCGTGAAATGGTCGCCGAGGCCGGCGCCCAGAAGGACGTATGGGAGGCCAAGCCAGCTTTCTCCCAGGAGACCTACGATCAGGTCAAGAACGATCTCGGCAACGCCCTCGCCGGCGCTCTTCACACCAAGGGCAAGTTCGAGCGCAAGGACGCGGTCGCCGCAGTGACCGGGCCCTACCTCGACAGCCTGCCTGAAGACGACGACGAGAAACGCGGCCAGGTCAAGAAGGTCATCTCCGCTCTGGAAGAGGAGATCCTGCGCGACTCGATCCTGCACACCCAACGCCGCTTCGATGGCAGAGCCCTGGACGAGATTCGCGAGATCGACATCGAGACCGGGCTGCTGCCGCGCACCCATGGATCGGCGCTGTTCACGCGAGGTGAGACCCAGGCACTGGTTTCGGCAACTCTGGGGACGCGCCGAGACGCTCAAATCATCGAGGAGTACGAAGGCGAGACTCTTCAGAAGTTCCTGCTCCACTACAACTTCCCACCTTTCTCGGTGGGAGAGGTCAAGTTTCTGCGCGGCCCGAGCCGGCGTGAGATCGGCCACGGGGTGCTCGCCCGCCGGGCCCTGATGCCGGTGCTCCCCCACGAAGACGACTTCGCCTATACGGTGCGGGTCGTCTCCGACATCATGGAATCCAACGGTTCCTCCTCGATGGCCACGGTCTGCGGCGGCTCGCTGGCGCTCTTCGACGCCGGTGTGCCGCTGATCGCGCCCGTGGCCGGAGTCGCCATGGGGCTGGTCAAGGCCGGCGACACCTTCGCAGTGCTTTCCGACATTGCGGGTCAGGAGGACCACTACGGAGACATGGACTTCAAGGTCGCGGGAACCAAGGACGGCATCACCGCTTTGCAGATGGACATCAAGATCACCGGCGTCACCCGCGAGGTGATGCAACAGGCGCTCGAGCAGGCCCGCGCTGGCCGGCTCCACATCCTCGGCCTCATGGAGCAGGTGGCTCCGGCACCGCGTGAGGAACTGTCCCAGTATGCGCCTCGCCTCCACACCATGCAGATCGACAAGAACAAGATCCGCGACATCATCGGACCAGGGGGCAAGACGATCCGGTCGATCATCGAGGAGACCGGCTGTGAGATCGAAGTCGAGAACGACGGCAACGTCATCATCGCCTCGCCGGATGGCATCGCCGCCGCGAAGGCCCGTGAAATGATCGAACGCCTCACCGAGAGTCCTGAGATCGGCAAGAACTACTCGGGCATCGTCCGGCGCGTCGAGGCCTACGGCGCCTTTGTGGAGATCCTGCCGGGAACCGACGGTCTTTTGCACATCAGCGAGATGGCGCCGAATCGAGTCAACCAGGTCTCTGATATCGTGAGCGAAGGCGACGAAGTCACGGTCAAAGTAGTCAACATTGACGATCAGAACAGAGTCCGACTTTCCCGCAAAGCGGTCATCATGGAGTCACCCGACTTCGATCCGTCGCAGTATCCCGACATGGAGCCTTCGTCGGAGCGCTCGGGAGGGCGCGATCGCTCACGGCACGACGGCCCGAGGGGGCGAGGCCGTGACTCCAGAGACGGCCGGTCCCGAGGCCGCGGCGGCCGCCCCCGTAGCTAG
- the rpsO gene encoding 30S ribosomal protein S15, whose protein sequence is MSEAEATKASVISDFRNHDGDTGSPEVQVALLTRRIRELTEHFKVHAKDHHSRRGLLKLVSQRRRLLDYVKHQNLERYRVLIERLGIRK, encoded by the coding sequence TTGTCCGAAGCAGAAGCGACCAAGGCGAGCGTCATCAGCGATTTTCGCAACCACGATGGCGATACCGGCTCGCCCGAAGTGCAAGTGGCACTTCTGACCCGCAGAATCCGTGAGCTCACCGAGCATTTCAAAGTCCACGCCAAAGACCACCACAGCCGCCGCGGTTTGCTGAAGCTGGTGAGTCAACGGCGCCGTCTCCTGGACTACGTCAAGCACCAGAACCTGGAACGCTACCGCGTGCTCATCGAACGACTGGGCATCCGCAAGTAG
- the truB gene encoding tRNA pseudouridine(55) synthase TruB: MTHSGLLLIDKEPDWTSHDVVQKARRALRQRKIGHCGTLDPAATGLLVLTLGKATRLTRFLINAPKTYSGSIRFGISTDTYDASGEIRSERPIADLSEEAVRSAIADMVGSTDQAAPAYSAKKLNGVKYYELARRGEEVPTALKKITIFDFAADGPLRDGRIEFTLSCSTGTYVRSIANDLGETLGCGGHLETLRRLRVGPFSVEDACSLEDLAEADSAEAHALGSAWIPFDAIPLPFRQINADTQQEHRIIHGQTVLIRGAECQEGDWIKLVNQRHQLIAVGSVVETIGDRGVGVVRPRIVFR; this comes from the coding sequence ATGACTCACAGCGGCCTTCTGCTGATTGACAAAGAGCCGGACTGGACCTCGCACGACGTGGTCCAGAAGGCTCGGCGGGCACTTCGGCAGCGCAAGATCGGCCATTGCGGAACTCTGGACCCCGCCGCCACGGGGCTCCTGGTCCTGACTCTCGGCAAGGCGACGCGCCTGACCCGGTTTCTGATCAACGCGCCCAAGACCTACTCCGGCTCCATCCGGTTCGGGATCAGTACGGACACCTATGACGCGTCCGGAGAGATCAGGTCCGAAAGGCCAATAGCGGATCTCTCCGAGGAAGCGGTCCGGTCCGCCATAGCCGATATGGTCGGGAGCACGGATCAGGCCGCACCGGCTTACAGCGCCAAGAAGCTGAACGGTGTCAAGTACTACGAACTGGCGCGCCGTGGAGAGGAAGTTCCCACCGCGCTCAAGAAGATCACGATCTTCGACTTTGCCGCCGATGGTCCACTTCGTGACGGTCGCATCGAGTTCACCTTGAGCTGCTCGACGGGCACCTACGTCCGGAGTATCGCCAACGACCTGGGTGAGACTCTGGGCTGTGGCGGGCATCTGGAGACGCTGAGGCGCCTCAGAGTCGGCCCCTTCAGCGTCGAAGACGCCTGCAGTCTCGAGGACCTGGCCGAAGCGGACTCCGCGGAAGCGCACGCTCTCGGTTCGGCGTGGATTCCGTTCGACGCCATCCCGCTCCCCTTCCGCCAGATCAACGCCGACACCCAGCAAGAGCACCGAATCATCCACGGCCAGACGGTGCTGATTCGCGGCGCCGAGTGTCAGGAGGGCGACTGGATCAAGCTCGTCAACCAGCGTCACCAGCTCATCGCGGTGGGCTCGGTGGTCGAGACCATCGGGGATCGCGGCGTCGGCGTCGTCAGGCCACGGATCGTCTTTCGATAG
- a CDS encoding bifunctional oligoribonuclease/PAP phosphatase NrnA, with the protein MTRIDPPDPLLRPLCEGERFIITSHLNPDGDAVGSSLGLARLLRRFGKVAQVWLHDPVPSMFAQLAGSDRVHTGSDPPSGFPGNFDAAIALECPSLSRSGLDKALGEIDVLNIDHHLGNESYGLANWADSSAPALGEMILTLAEKLKIPLDPKTATCLLVALVSDTGGFRFSNSSDRAFTAAAELVRRGAQPQQISQWLYESRSEASLRLLQEMLGSLEVHEHGRVATALLTREMFERSGAAREDTEGMVDFPRSIASVEAVGLIREIDGNRVKVSLRSKDRVNVEEIARRNGGGGHRNAAGFRLDASAAAARQTVIDELIQALEKHDSQRPSAD; encoded by the coding sequence ATGACGAGAATCGATCCGCCTGACCCCCTCCTGCGCCCGCTCTGTGAAGGAGAGCGCTTCATCATCACCAGCCACCTGAATCCGGATGGCGACGCCGTCGGCTCGTCCTTGGGACTGGCGCGACTCCTCCGCCGCTTCGGCAAGGTGGCGCAGGTCTGGCTCCACGATCCGGTACCGAGCATGTTCGCTCAGCTGGCCGGCAGCGACCGCGTGCATACCGGATCCGATCCGCCGTCGGGCTTCCCGGGCAACTTCGACGCCGCAATCGCCCTCGAGTGCCCGTCCCTTTCCAGGTCCGGCCTCGACAAAGCGCTCGGCGAAATAGATGTCCTCAACATCGACCACCACCTGGGCAATGAGAGCTATGGCCTGGCCAACTGGGCCGACTCCTCGGCTCCGGCGCTCGGCGAGATGATCCTGACGCTGGCCGAGAAGCTCAAGATCCCGCTCGATCCGAAGACCGCGACCTGTCTCCTGGTCGCCCTGGTGAGCGACACCGGTGGTTTTCGGTTCTCGAACAGCTCGGATCGCGCCTTCACGGCCGCCGCCGAGCTGGTTCGCAGGGGCGCCCAACCCCAGCAGATCTCGCAATGGCTCTACGAAAGCAGGAGCGAAGCCTCGTTGCGGCTGCTCCAGGAGATGCTCGGCTCGCTCGAAGTCCACGAGCACGGGAGAGTGGCAACCGCCCTTCTCACCCGGGAGATGTTCGAGCGGTCGGGAGCCGCCCGCGAGGACACCGAGGGCATGGTCGACTTCCCGCGGTCCATTGCTAGCGTCGAGGCCGTGGGTCTGATCCGCGAGATCGACGGTAACCGGGTGAAGGTCTCCTTACGCAGCAAAGATCGAGTCAACGTGGAAGAGATAGCCCGCCGCAATGGTGGCGGCGGGCATCGCAACGCGGCCGGTTTTCGGCTCGACGCCTCGGCTGCCGCGGCGCGCCAGACGGTGATCGACGAGCTGATCCAGGCTTTGGAGAAACATGACTCACAGCGGCCTTCTGCTGATTGA
- the rbfA gene encoding 30S ribosome-binding factor RbfA yields the protein MSQRTKRVGDLIRRELAEVIVSKLQDPRVRLATVADVRVTPDLRRAVVRMSILGDEEARRAGLEGLQHARGFLRTTLARRLRTMKIIPDLVFELDRGAEHSRSIEDLLESLHDENRSA from the coding sequence ATGAGTCAGCGGACCAAGAGGGTCGGCGATCTCATCCGCCGCGAGCTCGCTGAAGTCATCGTCAGCAAGCTCCAGGATCCCCGAGTTCGTCTCGCCACCGTGGCCGACGTGCGCGTAACCCCAGATCTCCGACGGGCGGTAGTGCGCATGTCGATTCTGGGAGACGAGGAGGCTCGACGCGCCGGCCTCGAGGGTCTGCAGCACGCCAGGGGTTTCCTGCGCACCACCCTGGCAAGGCGCCTGCGGACCATGAAGATCATTCCCGACCTGGTGTTCGAGCTCGATCGCGGAGCCGAGCACAGTCGAAGCATCGAGGACCTACTGGAGTCGCTACATGACGAGAATCGATCCGCCTGA
- a CDS encoding DUF503 domain-containing protein translates to MIVGVAVADLHIPQARSLKDKRRVVKSLLDRVAHRYGVSSAEVKHQNLHQRAQLGFALVNSDRRHAVAVLENIHRMVEGRSEAFLTDWHSDLIEDFE, encoded by the coding sequence ATGATCGTCGGAGTTGCTGTCGCAGATCTGCACATACCTCAGGCCAGAAGCCTCAAGGACAAGCGCCGCGTGGTGAAGAGTCTGCTCGACCGCGTGGCTCACAGGTACGGGGTCTCCTCGGCCGAGGTCAAGCACCAGAACCTGCATCAGCGGGCCCAATTGGGGTTTGCCCTGGTCAACTCGGACCGGCGGCATGCGGTCGCGGTTCTCGAGAACATCCATCGAATGGTCGAGGGCCGGAGCGAGGCGTTCCTGACCGACTGGCACTCGGACCTGATCGAGGACTTCGAATGA
- the infB gene encoding translation initiation factor IF-2: protein MGKISVQDLAKKMGVEDQDLIFKLKSIGVQLDDKNPEVDSEIIAAVLQGKSLRQPREVILRDAEAKATVPVARKKPPQRRMPTGLKPRGRRMIQRVQPRIRTIPTTQKPQPAVPATPAPAEEVAAAPEVQASATPATQAPSAQPTPPPTPEAGRATEVDTSARRQRRSARRQQTASDQTLEFKHGAPTGPITISEAMTVREFAEKLDVKSKDLIKYFLERGMMATINHIVEPDLAVEIAEQLGVEAMAVSFEEEIQLQQKSVGGTEPRAPVVTIMGHVDHGKTTLLDSIRSSRVTESEFGGITQHIGAYQVDVGGRKVVFLDTPGHEAFTLMRSRGAKATDIVVLVVAADDSVMPQTIEAIDHAKAANVPILVAINKIDKSNANVERVKKELADHGVAVEEWGGDTIALPISALKQEGISELLEMLLLTADILELKADPGLPAQGVVLEAKKEAGRGILATVLVQNGTLRRGDVFVAGATFGKVRSMLSDLGERLDEVEPATPIEVMGFDSVPEAGDPFQVVEDESKARSVAEFRQEEVRRKELAPVSGKASLEQLFDRIQQGEAKELAVVLKADVQGSVEVIADTLRKQATEQVRIEIIRAGVGAISNNDILLAAASDAIVVGFNVRPEQNAADLADKEQVDIRLHTVIYELTDEIRKAMTGLLEPTFKEVIRGRAEVREIFSIPKQGVIAGCHVIEGTIPRNAQARLLRDNVVIHDGALGSLRRFKDDVAEVRTGFDCGIRLEKYQDVKPGDLIEAYAKEEVAPTL, encoded by the coding sequence ATGGGAAAGATTTCGGTCCAGGATCTCGCCAAAAAGATGGGCGTCGAGGACCAGGACCTCATCTTCAAGCTCAAATCCATCGGCGTTCAGCTCGACGACAAGAATCCCGAGGTGGATTCCGAGATCATCGCTGCGGTTCTTCAGGGCAAGAGTCTGCGCCAGCCGCGCGAAGTGATTCTGCGTGACGCCGAGGCCAAGGCCACGGTACCGGTGGCGCGCAAGAAGCCGCCCCAGAGGCGGATGCCGACTGGACTGAAACCGCGCGGCCGCCGCATGATTCAGAGGGTGCAGCCCCGCATTCGCACGATTCCGACGACTCAAAAACCGCAGCCAGCGGTCCCCGCGACTCCGGCGCCGGCCGAGGAGGTCGCGGCGGCACCTGAAGTCCAGGCCAGCGCCACGCCCGCTACCCAGGCGCCGAGCGCTCAGCCTACGCCTCCACCGACGCCCGAGGCCGGCAGGGCCACGGAAGTCGACACCTCGGCGCGCAGGCAGCGACGGAGCGCGCGCCGTCAGCAAACCGCCAGCGACCAGACTCTCGAGTTCAAGCACGGCGCGCCGACCGGACCGATCACGATCTCGGAGGCGATGACCGTTCGAGAATTCGCGGAGAAACTCGATGTCAAGTCCAAGGACCTGATCAAGTACTTCCTCGAACGGGGGATGATGGCGACCATCAACCACATCGTCGAGCCCGACCTGGCCGTCGAGATCGCCGAGCAGCTCGGGGTCGAGGCAATGGCGGTCTCATTCGAGGAAGAGATCCAGCTACAGCAGAAGTCGGTCGGCGGCACCGAGCCGCGGGCTCCCGTCGTGACCATCATGGGTCACGTCGACCACGGTAAGACCACGCTGCTCGACTCGATTCGTTCTTCCAGGGTCACCGAGAGCGAGTTCGGCGGGATCACCCAGCACATCGGCGCCTACCAGGTTGACGTCGGCGGGCGGAAAGTCGTCTTCCTGGATACGCCGGGACACGAGGCCTTTACGCTGATGCGGTCCCGGGGCGCCAAGGCCACCGACATTGTCGTTCTGGTGGTGGCGGCGGACGACAGCGTCATGCCGCAGACGATCGAGGCGATCGATCACGCCAAGGCTGCCAACGTTCCGATCCTCGTAGCGATCAACAAAATCGACAAATCGAACGCCAACGTCGAGCGGGTCAAGAAAGAGCTCGCCGATCACGGCGTCGCGGTCGAAGAGTGGGGCGGCGACACGATCGCCCTGCCGATCTCGGCGCTCAAGCAGGAAGGCATCAGCGAGCTTCTCGAGATGCTGCTGCTGACGGCGGACATCCTCGAGCTCAAGGCCGACCCCGGACTGCCGGCCCAGGGAGTGGTCCTGGAAGCCAAAAAGGAGGCCGGCCGCGGAATCCTGGCCACGGTGTTGGTACAGAATGGGACCTTGAGGCGAGGCGACGTCTTCGTCGCCGGTGCCACCTTCGGGAAGGTCCGCTCCATGCTCAGCGATCTCGGCGAAAGATTGGACGAGGTCGAACCGGCGACGCCGATCGAGGTGATGGGTTTCGACAGCGTGCCCGAAGCCGGAGACCCTTTCCAGGTCGTCGAAGACGAAAGCAAGGCCCGTTCGGTCGCCGAGTTCCGCCAGGAAGAGGTTCGCCGCAAGGAGCTGGCCCCGGTATCCGGCAAGGCCTCGCTCGAACAGCTCTTCGATCGCATTCAGCAGGGTGAGGCGAAAGAGCTCGCGGTGGTGCTGAAGGCCGACGTCCAGGGATCCGTCGAAGTCATCGCCGACACCCTGCGCAAGCAGGCCACAGAGCAGGTCCGGATCGAGATCATCCGTGCCGGAGTCGGCGCCATTTCCAACAACGACATCTTGCTGGCAGCCGCTTCGGATGCGATCGTGGTTGGTTTCAACGTCCGGCCCGAGCAGAATGCCGCGGATCTCGCGGACAAGGAACAGGTCGACATTCGCCTGCACACGGTTATCTACGAGCTCACGGACGAGATCCGCAAGGCCATGACCGGCCTTCTCGAGCCCACTTTCAAGGAAGTCATTCGGGGCCGCGCCGAAGTGCGCGAGATCTTCTCGATTCCGAAGCAGGGTGTCATCGCAGGGTGCCACGTCATCGAAGGCACGATCCCGAGGAATGCTCAGGCTCGGCTGCTACGCGACAACGTCGTGATTCACGACGGCGCGCTCGGTTCCCTGCGGCGCTTCAAGGATGATGTCGCCGAGGTCCGAACCGGCTTTGACTGCGGCATTCGACTCGAGAAGTATCAGGACGTCAAGCCCGGTGACCTGATCGAGGCGTACGCCAAGGAAGAGGTCGCACCCACGCTCTAG
- the nusA gene encoding transcription termination factor NusA — protein MAQAKAQEINLGEILDQVSREKEIDVDRWIAALEDAMASAAKKQHRIKAPVRSQLDKSTGKFEAFIVKQVVDEVEDPQAEWTVEEAREEKADAEVGDEIHIPISTEGLGRIAAQSAKQVLYQRVREAEREKIYNEFIERVGEVVNGTVKRFERGDIIVDLGRTEAVVPRGEQARHERYSQGERIRAVIVEVHQQPKGPQVVLSRTDPRLLVKLFEMEVPEIYDGTVRIKSAVRAPGERAKVAVFSRARDVDPVGACVGMKGSRVQAIIRELRGEKIDIIEYSEDLVTFAQSALAPARITRVSVTHPGETPHLDVIVEDEQLSLAIGKRGQNVRLAAELLNAKIDIKSETDVKGEVADALAKMLETAMAEEVDSTPERVFDLASAPGVGAVTAENLEAAGYGELERLQAAEPEDLAQVEGVGLKTASAIKDWADSFPAAGAVAVEAEGAATAGVETAETGAPAQDDDFMAALSRALQETEATSGSPGESDEEIAEPSGVDENASSESDEGSKENV, from the coding sequence ATGGCCCAAGCAAAAGCACAGGAAATCAACCTCGGCGAGATCCTCGATCAGGTTTCACGCGAGAAAGAGATCGACGTCGACCGCTGGATTGCGGCGTTGGAGGACGCGATGGCGTCCGCCGCCAAGAAGCAGCATCGGATCAAGGCGCCCGTGCGTTCCCAGCTGGACAAGAGCACGGGCAAGTTCGAGGCGTTCATTGTCAAGCAAGTCGTCGACGAGGTCGAAGACCCCCAGGCCGAGTGGACCGTCGAGGAAGCGCGGGAGGAAAAGGCCGACGCCGAGGTCGGCGACGAGATCCACATCCCGATCTCGACCGAGGGCCTGGGACGAATCGCCGCGCAGTCCGCCAAGCAGGTTTTGTATCAGCGAGTTCGCGAAGCCGAGCGGGAGAAGATCTACAACGAATTCATCGAGCGCGTCGGCGAAGTCGTCAACGGCACCGTCAAGCGCTTCGAGCGCGGCGACATCATCGTCGATCTCGGTCGCACCGAGGCCGTCGTGCCGCGGGGCGAACAGGCCCGCCACGAGCGCTACAGCCAGGGCGAGCGGATTCGAGCCGTCATCGTCGAGGTTCATCAACAGCCCAAGGGGCCTCAGGTGGTTCTTTCGCGGACCGACCCCCGACTGCTAGTCAAGCTCTTCGAGATGGAAGTTCCGGAGATCTACGACGGCACGGTGCGCATCAAGTCGGCTGTCCGAGCACCTGGAGAGCGAGCCAAGGTCGCGGTGTTCAGCCGCGCGCGTGACGTCGATCCTGTGGGCGCTTGCGTCGGCATGAAGGGCTCTCGCGTTCAGGCCATCATCCGCGAGCTCCGCGGCGAGAAGATCGACATCATCGAATACAGCGAGGATCTCGTCACCTTCGCTCAGAGTGCCCTAGCGCCGGCCCGGATCACTCGTGTCTCGGTTACCCATCCGGGAGAGACGCCCCACTTGGACGTAATCGTCGAAGACGAGCAGCTCTCCTTGGCGATTGGCAAACGCGGCCAGAATGTCCGACTCGCGGCCGAGCTCCTGAACGCCAAGATCGACATCAAGAGCGAGACCGACGTCAAGGGCGAGGTCGCCGATGCCCTCGCGAAGATGCTCGAGACCGCGATGGCCGAGGAAGTCGATTCGACCCCGGAGCGAGTCTTCGACCTGGCGAGCGCACCGGGGGTCGGAGCCGTTACCGCCGAGAACCTCGAAGCCGCCGGCTATGGCGAGCTCGAGCGACTGCAGGCGGCGGAGCCCGAGGACCTGGCCCAGGTCGAAGGTGTCGGGCTCAAGACCGCGAGCGCTATCAAGGACTGGGCGGACAGCTTCCCGGCCGCTGGGGCCGTAGCCGTCGAGGCGGAAGGCGCCGCAACGGCCGGAGTCGAGACCGCGGAGACGGGTGCTCCTGCCCAGGACGATGACTTCATGGCCGCGCTGAGCCGCGCTCTTCAGGAGACCGAGGCGACGTCCGGTTCTCCCGGCGAGAGCGACGAGGAGATTGCCGAACCGTCGGGAGTCGACGAGAACGCGAGCTCGGAGTCCGATGAGGGAAGCAAAGAAAACGTATAG
- a CDS encoding ribosome maturation factor: MSINTEVQEELEGIAVRCNCELLHADFRGGVLKLILDREGGVTLKECSDVSREASAFLDVVDFGSGHYTLEVTSPGLDREFYSESDYQRFLGEPVRVSWLDQDQKRTDSGRLIDYEPNADGGPQIALELPEGVHKIKLDQVLKTRLEPKF; the protein is encoded by the coding sequence ATGTCAATCAACACGGAAGTACAGGAAGAGCTCGAGGGAATCGCCGTTCGATGCAACTGCGAGCTTCTCCATGCCGACTTCAGAGGCGGCGTACTCAAGTTGATCCTCGACCGGGAAGGTGGTGTGACGCTCAAGGAGTGCTCCGACGTCTCGAGGGAGGCTTCGGCTTTCCTGGACGTCGTCGACTTCGGCAGCGGCCACTACACCCTCGAGGTGACCTCGCCGGGTCTCGATCGGGAGTTCTACTCCGAGAGCGACTATCAGAGGTTCCTCGGCGAGCCGGTGCGGGTTTCTTGGCTTGATCAAGATCAGAAACGAACCGACAGTGGACGCCTGATCGACTACGAACCGAATGCGGACGGCGGTCCGCAGATCGCGCTCGAGTTGCCCGAGGGCGTCCACAAGATCAAGCTCGATCAGGTCCTGAAGACCCGGCTCGAGCCCAAATTCTAG